In a single window of the Bacteroidia bacterium genome:
- a CDS encoding LytTR family DNA-binding domain-containing protein, translating into MSLRAIIADDEAAARNRVLRLLKQIENTDVVVVSSVENGLDALQSIELERPDIAFLDIEMPGMNGLEVARRASELGTKVIFTTAHNEHAIAAFEIDAADYLLKPIDKERLKTCLERVKNRSVPIPMPDVEVDTQLTDINYMDLNKIPIPVADKIKLIDFSDIFTIEVEEGETYIYSKEKRYLLNQTLEHFEKRLPPKQFLRISRSCIVNVAQIKELVVWFGNRYKVILNNGREAISSRERSRVIKQILKF; encoded by the coding sequence ATGAGTTTGAGAGCTATTATTGCTGATGATGAGGCTGCTGCCAGAAATCGGGTTTTGAGGTTGTTAAAACAGATAGAAAATACTGACGTGGTTGTGGTGAGTTCTGTAGAAAACGGATTAGATGCACTTCAAAGTATTGAGTTAGAAAGGCCGGATATAGCTTTTTTGGATATTGAAATGCCCGGCATGAACGGCCTTGAAGTAGCCCGTAGAGCCTCTGAATTAGGCACAAAGGTCATTTTTACTACTGCTCATAATGAACACGCCATCGCAGCCTTTGAAATAGATGCTGCTGATTATTTGCTAAAACCAATTGATAAAGAACGACTAAAAACCTGCCTTGAACGGGTAAAAAATCGCTCTGTGCCTATACCGATGCCGGATGTAGAAGTAGATACCCAACTCACAGATATTAACTACATGGATCTAAACAAAATCCCAATTCCTGTAGCTGATAAAATTAAGTTGATAGATTTTTCTGACATCTTTACCATTGAGGTTGAGGAGGGAGAAACCTATATCTACTCAAAAGAAAAACGTTATCTACTCAACCAGACCTTAGAGCACTTTGAAAAACGGCTTCCTCCTAAGCAGTTTTTACGCATATCTCGATCTTGTATTGTGAATGTAGCACAAATTAAGGAGTTAGTAGTTTGGTTTGGTAACCGATACAAGGTAATTCTGAATAATGGCAGAGAAGCTATCAGTAGCCGAGAACGGTCTCGCGTTATCAAACAAATCTTAAAGTTCTAA